From Miscanthus floridulus cultivar M001 chromosome 15, ASM1932011v1, whole genome shotgun sequence, the proteins below share one genomic window:
- the LOC136506553 gene encoding uncharacterized protein — MAMAVDSSEGLAMASQEIALVVPSLHWSASPSPLLASGGPSLADDVVQQFDATHRLSELTAAWGNLATFVTSFGEKFQSFSHDHTGFFFSSKTEKKLSSEVSTLKAELDLCRAELETERQTHQKEEKALRARVVEAEKQRDVAAQEALKNVEAMKKECTALRVEKQKLSESVEEMKITVCNSHNRAEEV, encoded by the exons atggccatggcggtggatTCATCTGAGGGGTTGGCCATGGCTTCTCAGGAGATTGCCCTAGTCGTGCCTTCTTTGCATTGGtcggcttctccctctcctcttcttgcttctggtggtccatctttggctgatgacgtggtgcagcaatttgatgccactcatcgattgtcggagctgaccgctgcctggggaaACTTGGCTACCTTTGTGACTTCTTTCGGGGAAAAgttccag tctttttctcatgatcataccggcttctttttctcgtctaaaaccgagaaaaagttgtcttctgaggtgagtaccctaaaggcagagcttgacctctgtcgggccgagttggagaccgagcgtcagacgcatcagaaggaggagaaggctctccgtgcccgggtggttgaggcagaaaagcagagggatgtagCTGCCCAagaggccttgaaaaatgtggaggccatgaagaaagagtgtacTG ctcttcgagttgaaaagcagaagctctcggagagtgttgaggaaatgaagataactgtttgcaatagtcacaacagggctgaggag gtctAA
- the LOC136509232 gene encoding uncharacterized protein isoform X3, translated as MRGAWPLQVLRGPGLVSACGALVLDRLRNSEELRQTCSGSCTRLFVPALGWMKDAANASKVLKGAQGGATSVVWRGAAVDLRRTYGGAVPDLQRNCSLPLLLSAFTPGPVGNARTLQQN; from the exons ATGCGCGGCGCCTGGCCTTTGCAGGTGCTTAGGGGGCCAGGTCTGGTGTCTGCCTGCGGTGCGCTGGTGCTGGACCGGCTGAGGAACTCGGAGGAACTGCGCCAGACCTGCAGCGGGAGCTGCACCCGCCTCTTCGTCCCTGCATTGGGCTG GATGAAAGACGCCGCAAATGCCTCCAAG GTGCTGAAGGGGGCTCAAGGGGGTGCTACATCTGTGGTGTGGAGAGGAGCTGCAGTGGACCTGCGCCGGACCTACGGAGGAGCTGTGCCGGACCTGCAGCGGAACTGCAGCCTACCCCTCCTGCTGTCTGCATTTACGCCG GGACCCGTAGGCAATGCTCGAACGTTGCAGCAGAACTAG
- the LOC136509232 gene encoding uncharacterized protein isoform X2: MRGAWPLQVLRGPGLVSACGALVLDRLRNSEELRQTCSGSCTRLFVPALGWMKDAANASKVLKGAQGGATSVVWRGAAVDLRRTYGGAVPDLQRNCSLPLLLSAFTPCQILKFGTTKHGPILSRSG; encoded by the exons ATGCGCGGCGCCTGGCCTTTGCAGGTGCTTAGGGGGCCAGGTCTGGTGTCTGCCTGCGGTGCGCTGGTGCTGGACCGGCTGAGGAACTCGGAGGAACTGCGCCAGACCTGCAGCGGGAGCTGCACCCGCCTCTTCGTCCCTGCATTGGGCTG GATGAAAGACGCCGCAAATGCCTCCAAG GTGCTGAAGGGGGCTCAAGGGGGTGCTACATCTGTGGTGTGGAGAGGAGCTGCAGTGGACCTGCGCCGGACCTACGGAGGAGCTGTGCCGGACCTGCAGCGGAACTGCAGCCTACCCCTCCTGCTGTCTGCATTTACGCCG TGTCAAATTCTGAAATTTGGAACAACTAAACACGGCCCAATACTAAGTAGGAGTGGATGA
- the LOC136509232 gene encoding uncharacterized protein isoform X1, with protein sequence MRGAWPLQVLRGPGLVSACGALVLDRLRNSEELRQTCSGSCTRLFVPALGWMKDAANASKVLKGAQGGATSVVWRGAAVDLRRTYGGAVPDLQRNCSLPLLLSAFTPWLLVFDGRLMTFRLILYTSPSTFHAYKECLPSAVHMRIQNTAPSLLF encoded by the exons ATGCGCGGCGCCTGGCCTTTGCAGGTGCTTAGGGGGCCAGGTCTGGTGTCTGCCTGCGGTGCGCTGGTGCTGGACCGGCTGAGGAACTCGGAGGAACTGCGCCAGACCTGCAGCGGGAGCTGCACCCGCCTCTTCGTCCCTGCATTGGGCTG GATGAAAGACGCCGCAAATGCCTCCAAG GTGCTGAAGGGGGCTCAAGGGGGTGCTACATCTGTGGTGTGGAGAGGAGCTGCAGTGGACCTGCGCCGGACCTACGGAGGAGCTGTGCCGGACCTGCAGCGGAACTGCAGCCTACCCCTCCTGCTGTCTGCATTTACGCCG TGGTTACTAGTATTTGATGGACGGTTGATGACGTTCAGGCTCATCCTCTACACTTCACCTTCCACATTCCACGCTTATAAGGAGTGCTTGCCTTCAGCCGTGCATATGAGAATACAGAATACCGCACCCTCTCTTCTCTTTTGA